The following coding sequences lie in one Aspergillus puulaauensis MK2 DNA, chromosome 3, nearly complete sequence genomic window:
- a CDS encoding uncharacterized protein (COG:Q;~EggNog:ENOG410PUNY;~InterPro:IPR034001,IPR043926,IPR027417,IPR003593, IPR010929,IPR017871,IPR034003,IPR003439,IPR013525;~PFAM:PF01061,PF00005,PF06422;~TransMembrane:12 (i479-501o507-526i547-580o586-607i619-639o737-764i1174-1195o1215-1248i1260-1281o1287-1307i1319-1339o1413-1431i);~go_component: GO:0016020 - membrane [Evidence IEA];~go_component: GO:0016021 - integral component of membrane [Evidence IEA];~go_function: GO:0005524 - ATP binding [Evidence IEA];~go_function: GO:0016887 - ATPase activity [Evidence IEA];~go_function: GO:0042626 - ATPase-coupled transmembrane transporter activity [Evidence IEA];~go_process: GO:0055085 - transmembrane transport [Evidence IEA]), whose amino-acid sequence MENDSEKSQPPNANLHQVYSQEKRVADSHDTLVVPQTTPAHGETSTETLALPHPTPTAAPSPPKSAAWRLTDQVIQNRDRDRAAGYKPRELGVTWKGLSVEVPTADASVNENLFSQFNLPQVAKDYFRKPPMRSILSDSHGCVKPGEMLLVLGRPGSGCTTLLKLLSNRRKGYRTINGDVKFGTMDHAEAAKYRGQIVMNTEEELFYPNLQVGDTMDFATKLKVPAHLPEGSDSVNGYVKETKDFLLESMGISHTAHTKVGNEFVRGVSGGERKRVSIIECLATRGSVLCWDNSTRGLDASTSLEWAKALRAMTDVNGLSTIVTLYQAGNGIYNLFDKVLVLDEGEQIYYGPAREAKPFMEELGFVYTEGGNIGDFLTGVTVPTERKIKPGYENRFPRNADEIKAQYEKSPTYSQMISEYDYPQDPLARERTEAFKESVAWEQSKHLPKKSSMTTSFWSQLVACTVRQYQILWGEKSTFLIKQVLSLVMALIAGSCFYDAPADSSGLFIKGGGVFFAILYNNIVAMSEVTESFKGRPVLVKHKSFAMYHPAAFCLAQITADFPVLLFQCTIFSVVIYWMIGLKHTAAAFFTFWAILFTTTLCLTALFRCIGAAFKTFEAASKISGTAVKGIVMYAGYMIPKPDIKNWFVELYYTNPFAYAFQAALSNEFHDQHIACVGENLIPSGAGYEDVGAGHQACAGVGGALQGASYVTGDQYLGSLHYKFTQLWRNYGVVWGWWGFFAGLTIVFTCFWNAGAGSGATLLVPREKLKQHARHKDEEAQQEKAASARDAPGDTSLDEGNISRNSSIFTWQNLTYTVNTPTGERVLLDKVNGYVRPGMLGALMGSSGAGKTTLLDVLAQRKTDGTINGSIMVDGRPLPVSFQRSAGYCEQLDVHEEYATVREALEFSALLRQPRTTPREEKLKYVDTIINLLELHDLADTLIGAVGSGLSIEQRKRVTIGVELVAKPSILIFLDEPTSGLDGQSAYNTVRFLRKLADIGQAVLVTIHQPSAQLFAEFDTLLLLARGGKTVYFGDIGDNGNTIKQYFGKYGAHCPAEANPAEFMIDVVTGAIPEVKDNDWHHIWLESPENANVTKELEHMIADAASKPPGTHDDGYEFSMPLWDQIKIVTHRMNVALYRNTNYVNNKFSLHIISALLNGFSFWRAGPKTGVSDLNLKMFSIFNFVFVAPGVINQLQPLFIQRRNIYDTREKKSKMYSWISFVIGLIVSEFPYLCVCAVLYFLCWYYCVKLPYESNRAGSTFFIMLVYEFIYTGIGQTIAAIAPNATFAALVNPMVISILVLFCGVFVPYTQMNVFWKYWMYYLNPFNYVVSGMLTFGIWDNNVICNPDEYARFDPLNGTCAEYLKDYVAGPGWAINIANPDATSDCRVCQFRDGSDFLTTLNINHYYHGWRDAGISVIFAISGYALVFALMKLRTKASKKAE is encoded by the exons ATGGAGAATGACTCCGAAAAGTCCCAACCCCCAAACGCAAACCTGCACCAGGTATACAGTCAAGAGAAACGCGTAGCCGATAGCCACGACACCCTCGTTGTCCCCCAGACCACACCTGCCCACGGAGAAACCAGCACAGAaaccctcgccctcccacATCCCACACCCACAGccgcaccatcaccacccaaAAGCGCAGCATGGCGATTAACAGACCAAGTCATCCAAAACCGAGACCGCGACAGAGCAGCAGGATACAAACCCCGCGAACTAGGTGTGACATGGAAAGGGCTCTCAGTGGAGGTTCCAACGGCAGATGCCTCCGTCAACGAGAACCTTTTCTCCCAGTTCAACCTCCCCCAGGTCGCAAAGGACTACTTCCGGAAGCCACCGATGCGCTCAATCCTATCAGATTCGCACGGCTGCGTCAAGCCGGGTGAAATGTTACTTGTGCTGGGACGGCCTGGGTCTGGGTGTACGACGCTTCTAAAACTGCTTTCGAATCGACGGAAGGGGTATCGCACAATCAATGGGGATGTCAAGTTTGGAACAATGGACCACGCAGAAGCGGCCAAGTATAGGGGACAGATTGTCATGAATACGGAAGAGGAGCTCTTCTATCCGAACCTCCAGGTCGGGGATACCATGGACTTTGCGACAAAGCTCAAGGTTCCGGCGCATCTTCCTGAGGGCAGTGACTCGGTGAATGGGTATGTCAAGGAGACGAAGGACTTCCTCCTGGAGTCCATGGGAATCTCACATACAGCACATACCAAGGTTGGGAATGAGTTTGTGCGTGGTGTTTCTGGCGGAGAGCGAAAAC GTGTTTCGATTATCGAATGTCTGGCGACAAGAGGCTCAGTGCTCTGTTGGGACAACAGTACGCGTGGCCTCGATGCAAGTACCTCGCTGGAGTGGGCCAAAGCCCTACGAGCCATGACAGATGTGAACGGACTATCCACGATCGTGACACTATACCAAGCAGGAAATGGTATCTACAATCTCTTCGATAAGGTTCTGGTTCTAGATGAAGGAGAGCAGATCTACTATGGACCTGCAAGAGAGGCAAAGCCGTTCATGGAAGAGCTAGGGTTTGTGTATACCGAGGGTGGGAATATTG GTGACTTTTTAACTGGTGTCACGGTCCCTACTGAGCGAAAGATAAAGCCAGGCTATGAAAACAGATTTCCCAGAAACGCAGACGAGATCAAAGCCCAGTACGAGAAATCACCAACCTACAGCCAGATGATCTCAGAGTACGACTACCCCCAGGACCCTTTAGCTCGCGAGCGAACAGAGGCATTCAAAGAGTCTGTAGCATGGGAACAGTCCAAACACCTTCCGAAGAAGAGCTCCATGACGACCAGTTTCTGGTCTCAGCTGGTTGCATGCACTGTCCGGCAATATCAGATCCTCTGGGGCGAAAAGTCGACCTTCCTAATCAAACAGGTCCTGTCGCTAGTCATGGCGCTGATCGCAGGCTCATGCTTCTATGACGCCCCAGCCGACTCCTCTGGGTTGTTTATCaagggtggtggtgtcttCTTTGCTATTCTGTACAACAACATTGTTGCAATGTCTGAAGTGACCGAGTCGTTCAAGGGTCGACCTGTCCTGGTGAAGCACAAGTCGTTCGCCATGTACCACCCGGCAGCATTCTGTTTGGCTCAGATTACTGCTGATTTCCCTGTGCTTCTATTCCAATGCACGATCTTCAGTGTGGTGATCTACTGGATGATTGGGCTGAAGCATACCGCTGCTGCCTTCTTTACCTTCTGGGCTATTCTGTTTACAACAACCTTG TGCCTTACTGCCCTCTTCCGATGCATCGGCGCCGCCTTCAAAACGTTCGAAGCCGCATCCAAGATCTCCGGCACAGCCGTCAAGGGAATCGTCATGTACGCCGGCTACATGATCCCCAAGCCCGATATCAAAAACTGGTTCGTCGAACTATACTACACCAACCCCTTTGCGTACGCCTTCCAAGCCGCCCTCTCCAACGAGTTCCACGACCAACATATCGCCTGCGTCGGCGAGAATCTCATACCCAGCGGCGCAGGATACGAAGACGTGGGGGCAGGCCATCAAGCCTGCGCCGGTGTTGGCGGTGCACTGCAAGGTGCCTCGTACGTTACTGGCGACCAATACCTCGGATCCCTGCATTACAAGTTCACGCAGCTGTGGCGGAACTACGGCGTTGTTTGGGGCTGGTGGGGATTCTTCGCGGGTCTGACCATCGTCTTTACTTGTTTCTGGAATGCCGGGGCAGGTAGTGGTGCGACGCTCCTAGTTCCCCGCGAGAAGCTCAAGCAACATGCAAGACAtaaggacgaggaggcacAACAGGAAAAGGCAGCCAGTGCGCGCGACGCACCCGGGGATACCTCGCTCGATGAAGGGAATATCTCCCGCAACTCGTCTATCTTCACCTGGCAGAATCTGACGTACACCGTGAACACCCCGACTGGTGAGCGTGTGCTTCTTGATAAAGTGAATGGGTATGTCAGGCCTGGTATGCTGGGTGCTCTGATGGGCTCGTCGGGTGCAGGGAAAACAACCTTGCTTGATGTGCTGGCCCAGCGCAAGACGGACGGGACGATCAACGGCTCTATTATGGTTGATGGACGGCCTCTGCCAGTTTCGTTCCAGCGGTCTGCAGGATACTGTGAGCAGTTGGACGTGCATGAGGAATATGCGACTGTGCGAGAGGCATTGGAGTTTTCGGCTTTGCTTCGCCAGCCTAGGACGACTCCTAGGGAAGAGAAGTTAAAGTATGTGGATACTATTATCAACCTGCTTGAGCTCCACGATCTGGCAGATACTTTGATCGGAGCAGTTGGGAGTGGGCTTAGTATTGAACAACGGAAGCGTGTTACTATTGGtgttgagcttgttgctAAGCCCAGtatcttgatcttcttggaCGAACCAACCTCTGGGCTTGATGGCCAGTCTGCCTATAATACAGTTCGGTTCTTGAGGAAGCTTGCTGATATCGGACAAGCTGTTCTGGTCACTATCCATCAGCCCTCTGCCCAGCTCTTTGCCGAGTTCGACACtctgctcctgctggcaAGGGGAGGTAAGACCGTGTACTTTGGAGATATCGGTGACAACGGAAACACAATCAAGCAATACTTCGGCAAATATGGAGCACACTGTCCCGCCGAAGCAAACCCAGCAGAATTCATGATTGACGTCGTCACTGGCGCAATCCCGGAGGTCAAGGACAACGACTGGCACCATATCTGGCTCGAGTCTCCGGAAAACGCCAACGTCACTAAAGAGCTGGAGCATATGATCGCCGACGCTGCTTCCAAGCCACCAGGAACCCACGATGACGGATATGAGTTCTCCATGCCCCTATGGGACCAGATCAAGATCGTCACCCACCGGATGAATGTGGCCCTATACCGGAACACCAACTACGTCAACAACAAATTCAGTCTGCACATCATATCGGCCCTGCTAAATGGCTTTTCATTCTGGAGAGCCGGTCCAAAGACAGGAGTCAGTGACTTGAACCTGAAGatgttttccatcttcaattTCGTCTTCGTGGCACCCGGTGTGATCAACCAGTTGCAACCGCTCTTCATCCAGCGCCGAAACATCTATGATACGCGGGAGAAGAAGTCCAAGATGTACTCTTGGATCAGTTTCGTCATTGGCCTGATTGTTAGCGAGTTTCCGTACCTTTGCGTCTGTGCGGTGCTTTACTTCCTCTGCTGGTACTACTGCGTCAAGCTTCCATATGAGTCCAACAGGGCCGGAtcgaccttcttcatcatgttGGTTTACGAGTTCATATACACAGGAATAGGCCAGACTATTGCAGCAATTGCGCCTAACGCAACGTTCGCAGCGCTGGTGAACCCAATGGTCATCTCCATTCTGGTGCTTTTCTGCGGCGTCTTCGTCCCATACACCCAGATGAACGTTTTCTGGAAGTACTGGATGTACTACCTGAACCCATTCAACTACGTCGTTTCCGGAATGTTGACATTCGGTATCTGGGACAACAACGTCATCTGCAATCCAGATGAATATGCCCGCTTTGATCCGCTGAATGGTACCTGTGCCGAGTACCTGAAGGATTATGTGGCTGGTCCTGGCTGGGCGATTAACATTGCGAATCCAGATGCAACTTCCGATTGCCGGGTTTGTCAGTTCCGGGATGGAAGTGACTTTCTAACGACGCTGAATATCAACCATTATTACCATGGCTGGAGAGATGCGGGGATTAGTGTCATCTTTGCCATTAGTGGGTATGCCTTGGTGTTTgcgttgatgaagctgaggaccaaggcgtcgaagaaggcagagTAA